A single Crateriforma conspicua DNA region contains:
- a CDS encoding DUF5060 domain-containing protein, which yields MKLNLSPTFAMLAIIVGMTGTSQAKTPITSEQTIFAETDGIAAVEAEHFFDQQKVDTRAFYLTTSETQPKFSPDGDPPHVGGASNGAYLEILPDSRRNHGEKLIKGTNFSSTPGELAVVSYKINFQNPGRYYVWVRAHSTGSEDNGIHVGLDGNWPDSGKRMQWCTGKRTWHWESKQRTEKQHCGEPYKIFLDVPTAGVHTVHFSMREDGFEFDKFILTQNRDFQRPDGVGPAPVVHAGPQPPTFAYVDAPAPTNDAPQPTADANTHQQNGGHQNAAKALAMTASSFTLDGTGFYLHNGKWAAVNPDRNKSGLAGKTFPFPSGKYNVTLEAVGESDGESTYQVMADDRTIGQHQCPLSDKMFEAGSRYNKTWKSVDLTEGDVIKVKATIASKDGQEYSRARWAAVRFEPADDTTLAAAQPFLKAAAVAKNEPAKSAKPATSPTTPVSTKPLIQPRGADGDGSIAVSGTLEAWHKVTLTMNGPFAHEQDNEPNPFTDMDMTVTLHHDDGTTYVIPGYFAADGDAANTSADQGNQWRAHFAPDRPGRWTYKVSFRRGDGAALDRDADAETVSPFDGQSGTLKIAASSADKDSFRSKGRLQYVGQRYLQHADSKEFFLKAGADAPETLLGYAEFDNTIAGKKDRVPLKTYQAHIRDWQDGDPTWADGKGKGLIGAINYLSGKGCNAFSFLTYNAGGDGDNVWPFIDRNDKMHYDCSKLDQWGIVFDHGTDRNMYLHFKMQETEIDDHHRGHNGSANSVPESLDGGNLGDQRKLYCRELIARYGHNLALNWNLGEENTQSTQQLQDMINYIDALDAYDHNVVLHTFPNQQDKQYRPLIGDKSKLTGLSLQNSGIKDTHWQTVKWVRESTAAGKPWVVAFDESGTAAHGQCPDLGYEGYDGRDSSGEMTYTEHEVRRQTLWGHLMGGGAGVEYYFGYKYTQNDLVCEDWRSRDRSWDYCRIALEFFKDNQIAIQELMPSDEVIGNNLTNGSNEANAKYCMANPGNLYLVFLATVGETELDLSGVDGEFEVGVFDPRKGGDVKYDGTTVQGGSKITLKSPAAGEKSADDWLLVVRRK from the coding sequence ATGAAACTGAATCTTTCCCCCACATTCGCCATGTTGGCGATCATTGTCGGCATGACTGGGACGTCCCAGGCGAAAACGCCGATCACCAGCGAGCAAACCATTTTCGCGGAAACCGACGGCATCGCCGCGGTCGAAGCGGAACACTTTTTTGACCAGCAAAAGGTCGACACTCGCGCTTTCTATCTGACCACTTCGGAAACCCAGCCGAAGTTTTCGCCCGACGGCGACCCGCCCCATGTTGGCGGCGCCAGCAACGGCGCGTACTTAGAAATCCTGCCCGACAGCCGACGCAATCACGGCGAAAAACTGATCAAGGGCACCAACTTTTCCAGCACGCCCGGCGAATTGGCCGTGGTCAGCTACAAAATCAACTTCCAAAACCCAGGTCGCTACTACGTTTGGGTCCGCGCCCATTCGACCGGCAGCGAAGACAACGGCATCCACGTCGGCTTGGACGGCAACTGGCCCGACAGCGGCAAACGCATGCAATGGTGCACGGGCAAACGCACGTGGCACTGGGAAAGCAAACAACGCACCGAGAAACAACACTGCGGTGAACCCTACAAGATCTTCTTGGATGTTCCGACCGCCGGCGTTCACACGGTGCACTTCAGCATGCGTGAAGACGGCTTTGAATTTGACAAGTTCATCCTGACCCAGAACCGCGATTTCCAACGCCCCGACGGTGTCGGTCCCGCGCCGGTTGTCCACGCGGGCCCCCAACCGCCGACGTTCGCTTATGTGGATGCCCCCGCGCCGACCAACGACGCGCCCCAACCGACCGCCGATGCCAACACGCATCAACAAAACGGTGGCCATCAAAACGCGGCCAAGGCGCTGGCGATGACCGCGTCGTCGTTCACGCTGGACGGCACCGGGTTCTATCTGCACAACGGCAAATGGGCCGCGGTGAATCCCGATCGCAACAAGTCGGGTTTGGCCGGCAAGACGTTTCCGTTCCCCTCTGGAAAATACAACGTCACCTTGGAAGCGGTCGGCGAAAGCGATGGCGAATCGACGTACCAAGTGATGGCCGACGACCGGACGATCGGCCAACACCAATGTCCGCTAAGCGACAAGATGTTCGAAGCCGGTTCGCGATACAACAAAACTTGGAAATCGGTCGACCTGACCGAAGGTGATGTGATCAAGGTCAAGGCAACGATCGCTTCGAAAGACGGGCAAGAATACAGCCGTGCCCGCTGGGCCGCGGTCCGATTCGAACCGGCCGATGACACAACCCTGGCCGCCGCACAACCTTTCTTGAAAGCCGCCGCGGTTGCCAAGAACGAACCGGCAAAATCCGCCAAGCCCGCCACCAGCCCGACCACCCCGGTCAGCACAAAACCGCTGATTCAACCGCGTGGCGCCGACGGTGACGGTTCGATCGCGGTTTCCGGAACCTTGGAAGCCTGGCATAAGGTCACCCTGACGATGAACGGTCCGTTCGCCCACGAACAGGACAACGAACCCAACCCGTTCACCGACATGGACATGACGGTCACGCTGCACCACGACGATGGAACCACCTATGTGATCCCCGGCTACTTTGCCGCCGACGGTGACGCCGCGAATACGTCGGCTGACCAAGGCAATCAGTGGCGTGCCCACTTTGCCCCCGATCGTCCGGGTCGCTGGACCTACAAGGTCTCGTTCCGTCGCGGTGACGGCGCCGCGCTCGATCGTGATGCGGATGCAGAAACCGTTTCGCCTTTTGATGGCCAATCGGGAACGTTGAAAATCGCCGCCAGCAGCGCCGACAAAGACAGCTTCCGTTCCAAGGGACGTCTGCAATACGTCGGCCAGCGTTACCTGCAACACGCCGACAGCAAAGAATTCTTCTTGAAGGCGGGTGCCGACGCTCCGGAAACCTTGCTGGGCTATGCCGAATTTGACAACACGATCGCCGGTAAGAAGGATCGTGTGCCGCTGAAGACCTACCAGGCCCACATCCGCGATTGGCAAGACGGCGACCCGACCTGGGCCGACGGTAAGGGCAAAGGCTTGATCGGTGCGATCAATTACTTGTCCGGCAAAGGATGCAACGCATTCTCTTTCTTGACGTACAACGCCGGTGGCGATGGCGACAACGTTTGGCCCTTCATCGATCGCAACGACAAGATGCATTATGACTGCAGCAAGTTGGATCAATGGGGCATCGTGTTCGACCACGGCACCGACCGAAACATGTACCTGCACTTCAAGATGCAGGAAACGGAAATCGACGATCATCATCGCGGCCACAACGGTTCGGCCAACTCGGTCCCCGAGTCGCTGGACGGCGGCAACCTTGGCGATCAGCGAAAACTGTATTGCCGCGAACTGATCGCTCGATACGGCCACAACCTGGCGCTGAACTGGAACCTGGGTGAAGAAAACACTCAATCCACCCAGCAACTGCAAGACATGATCAATTACATCGACGCGTTGGATGCGTACGACCACAACGTCGTCTTGCACACGTTCCCAAACCAACAGGACAAACAATACCGTCCATTGATCGGTGACAAATCCAAGTTGACCGGCCTATCGCTGCAAAACAGCGGGATCAAAGACACCCACTGGCAAACCGTCAAATGGGTGCGTGAATCCACCGCCGCCGGCAAGCCTTGGGTCGTCGCCTTTGATGAATCGGGAACCGCCGCCCACGGCCAGTGCCCCGACCTGGGTTACGAAGGCTACGACGGCCGCGACAGTTCCGGCGAAATGACGTACACCGAGCATGAAGTGCGACGCCAAACCCTGTGGGGACACCTGATGGGTGGCGGCGCCGGCGTGGAATACTACTTCGGTTACAAGTACACCCAGAACGACTTGGTTTGCGAAGACTGGCGTTCACGTGATCGCAGTTGGGACTATTGCCGTATCGCTTTGGAATTCTTCAAAGACAACCAAATCGCGATCCAGGAACTGATGCCTTCGGATGAGGTGATCGGTAACAACCTGACCAACGGCAGCAACGAAGCCAACGCCAAGTACTGCATGGCCAACCCCGGCAATCTGTATCTGGTCTTCCTGGCGACCGTCGGCGAAACCGAGTTGGATTTGTCCGGTGTCGATGGCGAATTCGAAGTCGGCGTGTTTGATCCTCGCAAGGGCGGTGACGTCAAATACGACGGCACCACCGTGCAAGGCGGATCCAAGATCACGCTGAAGTCGCCTGCGGCCGGTGAAAAGTCCGCCGACGACTGGTTGCTGGTCGTGCGACGCAAATAA
- a CDS encoding exonuclease/endonuclease/phosphatase family protein encodes MSEHRGYLIQTGIALLVVVGGGWYFVKHYEVSGLDRVSVRPKSGDTVDTDRVSFAANRSDPLTPGTGMQTASVVPAASQPNPFTSWWNGDGLAGKSGKEDSTGGPDFDSDTSVIRNTFAKANVPVATPNRAAALTHAFRNLRIASWAMGGFGPTKLRDPMIRKNVIRILRQFDVIAFQQVSSIERDVIPRLIDAVNEGQSEISGASRYDFILSNPNAAAAADPLLGEQMGFIFDTSRVQADRTQTYTVSDPAGAMSHDPLVAWFRAAEPSPSEAWTFSMVNVRIELTRARDEVALLSGILKAVAEDGRGEDDIVLAGLFQADDAYLIPSVAGGRMQAVVHSSPTDVFANHQTSNILVRPSSTSEYLGRGGPLNFLRVYNLSLSEAEAISPHLPVYGEFTAVEGGHL; translated from the coding sequence ATGTCTGAACACCGTGGATATTTGATCCAGACCGGCATCGCCCTGCTGGTCGTCGTCGGCGGCGGATGGTACTTCGTCAAACATTACGAAGTGTCGGGACTGGATCGCGTGTCGGTACGTCCCAAATCCGGCGATACCGTCGATACGGACCGCGTCAGCTTTGCCGCCAACCGATCCGATCCCTTGACCCCGGGGACCGGAATGCAAACGGCCAGCGTCGTGCCGGCGGCATCACAGCCCAATCCGTTCACGTCATGGTGGAACGGCGACGGCCTGGCGGGAAAGTCCGGCAAGGAGGACTCCACCGGCGGTCCCGATTTCGATAGTGACACGTCGGTGATTCGTAACACGTTCGCCAAAGCCAACGTGCCCGTCGCCACACCGAACCGGGCGGCGGCCCTCACCCACGCGTTTCGCAATCTGCGGATCGCGTCGTGGGCGATGGGCGGATTCGGACCGACCAAATTGCGGGATCCGATGATTCGGAAAAACGTGATCCGGATCTTGCGTCAATTTGACGTGATCGCGTTCCAACAAGTCAGCTCGATCGAACGTGACGTCATTCCCCGACTGATCGATGCGGTCAACGAAGGACAAAGTGAAATCAGCGGCGCCTCTCGATACGATTTCATCCTGTCCAATCCGAATGCCGCCGCCGCAGCCGATCCGTTGCTGGGCGAACAGATGGGCTTCATCTTTGACACCAGCCGTGTCCAGGCGGATCGCACACAAACCTATACCGTGTCCGATCCGGCCGGTGCGATGTCGCATGATCCGCTGGTCGCCTGGTTCCGTGCGGCCGAACCGTCCCCGTCAGAAGCCTGGACGTTTTCCATGGTCAACGTGCGGATCGAATTGACGCGGGCGAGAGATGAGGTCGCTTTGTTGTCGGGCATTTTGAAAGCGGTCGCCGAAGACGGCCGTGGCGAAGACGACATTGTCTTGGCGGGTCTGTTCCAAGCCGACGACGCGTATCTGATCCCCAGCGTCGCCGGCGGACGGATGCAAGCCGTCGTGCACAGCAGCCCGACCGATGTGTTCGCCAATCATCAGACGTCCAACATTCTGGTGCGTCCCTCATCGACCAGCGAATACTTGGGACGCGGCGGTCCGCTGAATTTCCTGAGGGTCTACAATCTTTCGCTCAGCGAAGCAGAAGCCATTTCGCCGCACCTGCCCGTGTATGGCGAATTTACTGCCGTGGAGGGTGGCCACCTTTAA
- the odhB gene encoding 2-oxoglutarate dehydrogenase complex dihydrolipoyllysine-residue succinyltransferase: MSDLVSVEVPTVGESISEVQIGQWLKSEGDHVAAGEDLVEIETEKASVQIPAPVAGVLTSIQKKEEEFATVGEVIASIQPGEAPAGGGGGKSASSQSAAPTPAPAAPSPAPASSAPAGKGGFVMPAAQRLLDEHGLRGDQVPATGPGGRLLKEDVVAYIRSRPTDPAPSAAPATTRPDGPTTAASTTPTAFQPPAAPMTPAQRPTIDGSLMTSSLHRGEEVKPMSMLRRTIAARLVEAQQTAALLTTFNEINMQPVMDIRNKYKQSFHEKHGVKLGFMSFFAKASVEALRRFPAVNAEIRDANIVYKNYQDIGIAIGGGKGLVVPILRNVERMSFAEIERSIGDYARQAGENRLQPADLMGGTFTISNGGIYGSLLSTPIVNPPQSGILGLHSIQERPVAEDGQVVIRPMMYVALTYDHRIVDGREAVGFLTTIKEVIEDPARMFLEV, encoded by the coding sequence GTGAGCGATCTTGTTAGCGTCGAAGTCCCCACCGTGGGCGAATCCATTTCCGAAGTCCAGATCGGCCAGTGGCTGAAATCCGAAGGCGACCACGTGGCCGCCGGCGAAGACTTGGTGGAAATCGAAACGGAAAAGGCGTCCGTTCAAATCCCGGCGCCCGTGGCCGGCGTGCTGACGTCGATCCAGAAGAAAGAGGAAGAATTCGCGACCGTCGGTGAAGTCATCGCGTCGATCCAGCCCGGCGAAGCTCCCGCCGGCGGTGGCGGCGGCAAATCGGCATCGTCCCAGTCCGCCGCACCGACACCCGCCCCGGCAGCCCCCAGTCCCGCACCTGCTTCGTCGGCACCCGCCGGCAAGGGCGGTTTCGTGATGCCGGCCGCCCAGCGTTTGTTGGACGAACACGGCCTGCGTGGCGACCAGGTCCCGGCCACCGGACCCGGCGGTCGATTGCTGAAGGAAGACGTGGTGGCCTACATCCGATCGCGGCCTACCGATCCCGCCCCGTCGGCTGCCCCCGCAACGACTCGGCCCGATGGACCGACCACCGCGGCATCGACCACCCCGACGGCATTCCAACCGCCCGCCGCCCCCATGACACCGGCCCAGCGTCCGACGATCGACGGATCGCTGATGACCAGTTCGCTGCACCGGGGCGAAGAAGTCAAACCGATGAGCATGTTGCGGCGGACGATCGCCGCACGCTTGGTCGAAGCCCAACAAACCGCTGCCCTGTTGACGACGTTTAACGAAATCAACATGCAGCCGGTGATGGACATCCGTAACAAGTACAAACAAAGCTTTCACGAAAAGCACGGTGTGAAGCTGGGCTTCATGTCCTTCTTTGCCAAAGCGTCTGTCGAAGCCCTGCGACGATTCCCGGCCGTCAACGCGGAGATCCGTGACGCGAACATCGTCTACAAGAATTACCAAGACATCGGCATCGCGATCGGTGGCGGCAAAGGACTTGTGGTACCGATTTTGCGTAACGTTGAACGCATGTCGTTCGCGGAAATCGAACGGTCCATCGGGGACTATGCGCGGCAGGCCGGCGAAAACCGGTTGCAGCCGGCGGATCTGATGGGCGGAACGTTCACCATCAGCAACGGCGGAATCTATGGTTCGCTGTTAAGCACCCCGATCGTTAATCCGCCACAAAGCGGGATTTTGGGTCTGCACTCGATCCAAGAACGACCGGTCGCCGAAGACGGCCAAGTCGTGATCCGTCCGATGATGTACGTCGCGTTGACCTATGACCATCGGATCGTCGATGGTCGCGAAGCGGTCGGTTTCCTGACGACAATCAAAGAAGTGATCGAAGATCCAGCAAGAATGTTTTTAGAGGTGTGA
- a CDS encoding TolC family protein — protein sequence MSDTTSPHSSADASTKRRSRRFERKRALVAAIVIGTVVQSIGGCGVFRHLPDGPHDTKTSYHDNSALRIEYPEVAQCATPTSQAARAASAPVTLEDPSKIPALEMTLDEAIRRAISQSPVLRRTGTNAVVSPQSVSTVYDPAMAHSDPFSGVEAALAAFDAQYAQTLSWNKVDTPNNVDPNNPIAIQFSPLALQATQSVFSNELSKRTAQGASFALRHNVNYDRNNRPFNFLRSSFIGYFEAEYRQPLMRGAGTQFNRIVGNGSVPGQYNGVLIARVNEDVSLAEFERNVIGVVSDVEAAYWNLATAYRVLEANLKGRESALQTLQFQQVRLEVGTGRRDEEAQARSQYYQFDAQVQNALGGTQGLYELERELRYLIGMPASDGTLIRPTTDPIDVRVTFDWNSALSQALQRRVEIRRQRLQVKRREMELYAARLNKRPQLDFLGIYRVRGLGDHLIGSEGHGSLDNLYGEITGGQFEEWQMGMELSLPVGLRAASAAIANAKLTLQRERALLSDAELRVSHELTAATRALEVTYQLVETNYNRYLADLRQVEVLRRRYLDGTDNINFLLQAQRQVVTSEQQFYQALAAYNLAIRDVHGNKGSLLAYNQIQLGEGPWCPDAYRDAYEVGRFLKPRHQPEKVHVPRPVSSGPFDPSAIQSTGMPVTSEVYQPMPPSQGGNEGPVKEDDDGITPAPKDDPDTNKTGKNETVAGVVPILVPDVRR from the coding sequence ATGTCAGACACGACATCCCCGCACAGTTCTGCTGACGCATCGACCAAGCGTCGCAGTCGACGCTTTGAACGAAAGCGAGCCCTGGTCGCTGCCATAGTGATCGGGACCGTCGTGCAATCGATCGGTGGTTGCGGCGTGTTTCGCCATCTGCCCGATGGGCCTCACGACACCAAGACGTCGTATCACGACAATTCGGCCTTGCGGATCGAATACCCCGAAGTCGCCCAGTGCGCGACGCCGACCAGCCAGGCGGCCCGTGCCGCATCGGCGCCGGTCACATTGGAAGACCCGTCAAAGATTCCCGCGTTGGAAATGACGTTGGATGAAGCGATCCGGCGGGCCATTTCGCAAAGCCCCGTCTTGCGTCGCACCGGCACCAATGCGGTCGTTTCGCCACAATCGGTATCGACCGTTTACGACCCGGCGATGGCACACTCCGATCCGTTCTCAGGCGTGGAAGCGGCGTTGGCAGCGTTCGATGCCCAATACGCGCAGACACTCAGTTGGAACAAGGTCGACACGCCCAATAATGTGGATCCCAACAACCCGATCGCGATCCAGTTCAGTCCGCTGGCACTTCAAGCGACCCAATCGGTTTTCTCCAACGAGCTGTCCAAACGCACCGCACAGGGTGCCAGCTTTGCCTTGCGGCACAACGTCAACTATGACCGCAACAACCGGCCGTTCAACTTCCTGCGAAGTTCCTTCATCGGGTATTTCGAAGCCGAGTATCGTCAGCCCTTGATGCGTGGTGCGGGCACCCAGTTCAACCGCATCGTCGGCAATGGATCGGTTCCCGGTCAGTACAACGGTGTCTTGATCGCGCGTGTCAACGAAGACGTATCGCTGGCCGAATTCGAACGCAACGTGATCGGTGTCGTATCGGACGTGGAAGCCGCGTACTGGAACTTGGCCACGGCCTATCGGGTCTTGGAAGCCAACCTGAAGGGTCGCGAATCAGCGTTACAGACGTTGCAGTTCCAACAAGTCCGCTTGGAAGTCGGTACCGGACGTCGCGACGAAGAAGCCCAAGCAAGATCGCAGTACTACCAATTCGATGCCCAGGTGCAAAACGCGCTCGGCGGCACCCAGGGTTTGTATGAACTGGAACGTGAGCTGCGTTACCTGATCGGCATGCCGGCCAGCGATGGAACGCTGATCCGTCCGACCACCGATCCGATCGATGTTCGCGTGACGTTCGACTGGAACAGCGCGTTGTCCCAAGCCTTGCAGCGACGCGTCGAAATTCGTCGACAACGTCTGCAAGTCAAACGCCGCGAGATGGAACTGTACGCGGCACGGCTGAACAAGCGGCCGCAATTGGACTTCCTGGGCATCTATCGTGTTCGCGGGTTGGGCGATCACCTGATCGGCAGCGAAGGGCACGGCAGTCTTGACAACCTGTATGGTGAAATCACCGGCGGCCAGTTCGAAGAATGGCAAATGGGCATGGAGTTGTCGTTGCCCGTGGGATTGCGAGCGGCCAGTGCGGCGATCGCCAACGCCAAGTTGACGCTGCAACGCGAACGGGCACTGTTGTCCGATGCCGAATTGCGTGTCAGCCATGAATTGACCGCGGCAACGCGTGCATTGGAGGTCACGTATCAGTTGGTGGAAACCAACTACAACCGCTACTTGGCCGATCTGCGTCAGGTCGAAGTGTTGCGCCGTCGTTACCTGGACGGCACGGACAACATTAATTTCCTGTTGCAAGCACAACGCCAGGTCGTCACCAGCGAACAACAGTTCTATCAAGCCTTGGCCGCGTACAACCTGGCCATCCGCGATGTCCACGGCAACAAGGGGTCGCTGTTGGCGTACAACCAGATCCAACTGGGCGAAGGTCCATGGTGCCCCGATGCCTATCGCGATGCGTACGAAGTCGGACGATTCTTGAAGCCGCGTCACCAACCCGAAAAGGTCCATGTGCCGCGACCGGTTTCGTCCGGACCGTTTGATCCGTCGGCGATTCAATCCACCGGCATGCCGGTGACGTCCGAGGTTTACCAGCCGATGCCGCCGTCGCAAGGCGGCAACGAAGGGCCGGTGAAGGAGGACGATGACGGCATCACACCAGCACCCAAGGACGATCCCGATACCAACAAAACCGGCAAAAATGAAACCGTCGCCGGCGTGGTTCCGATCTTGGTCCCGGACGTGCGTCGCTGA